The following are encoded together in the Streptomyces sp. NBC_00341 genome:
- a CDS encoding aldehyde dehydrogenase translates to MAQPSPDHLLNHIDGRWVPPLTGEVRANVNPADTDDIVGQFAESGAQDVTAAVDAASAAQREWDATGPIERAKVLSAAARLIGERGGEFAAAITREQGKRLSEGGGEVARALAILEFTIGEARRMNGVTTPAEEPRTIAMTFRRPLGVVGLITPWNFPVAIPMWKVAPALLAGCTAVLKPSPLTPWTSALLVQAFADAGVPRGVLNLVQGDRAPGEALVADERVAGISFTGSLPVGQAINRAGAARLMRTQLELGGKNALIVLADADLDAAVDAIVHGAFGQSGQRCSATSRVVVDRSVRDALLERLIPRVAAMRVGRGDQDRADIGPVVNEERLRACLSAVEGATAEGATAVCGGREAKADSPGYFVEPTVLTGVDQDSAIAQEEVFGPVLSVIDCEGYEDAMSISNSVRYGMSGTIFTQDPGYIFQSLQDFQAGMLHVNRPGVGAYSHLPHMGAKASQLGAPECSPDVWDFYTDLRSACIRY, encoded by the coding sequence ATGGCACAGCCGAGCCCCGACCACCTGCTCAACCACATCGACGGTCGCTGGGTACCGCCCCTGACCGGGGAGGTACGCGCGAACGTCAACCCGGCGGACACCGACGACATCGTGGGACAGTTCGCCGAGTCCGGCGCTCAGGACGTCACGGCCGCCGTCGACGCCGCGTCCGCCGCGCAGCGGGAGTGGGACGCGACCGGCCCGATCGAGCGGGCCAAGGTCCTGTCGGCAGCGGCCCGGCTGATCGGCGAGCGCGGCGGCGAGTTCGCCGCGGCCATCACCCGCGAGCAGGGCAAGCGGCTCTCCGAGGGCGGGGGAGAGGTGGCCCGTGCCCTGGCGATCCTGGAGTTCACCATCGGGGAGGCCCGCCGCATGAACGGGGTGACCACCCCCGCGGAGGAGCCGCGCACGATCGCGATGACCTTCCGGCGCCCGTTGGGTGTCGTAGGGCTGATCACTCCCTGGAACTTTCCCGTGGCCATACCCATGTGGAAGGTCGCTCCGGCGCTGCTGGCCGGCTGCACGGCGGTGCTCAAGCCATCGCCGCTGACTCCGTGGACATCGGCACTGCTGGTGCAGGCGTTCGCCGACGCCGGTGTTCCCAGGGGGGTCCTCAACCTGGTCCAGGGGGACCGGGCGCCGGGGGAGGCGCTGGTGGCGGACGAGCGGGTGGCGGGGATCTCGTTCACCGGATCGCTCCCGGTGGGGCAGGCGATCAACAGGGCCGGCGCCGCCCGGCTGATGCGGACGCAACTGGAACTGGGCGGGAAGAACGCCCTCATCGTGCTCGCGGACGCCGATCTGGACGCGGCCGTCGACGCGATCGTCCACGGCGCCTTCGGGCAGAGCGGACAGCGGTGCAGCGCCACCAGCCGGGTCGTGGTGGACCGTTCCGTGCGGGACGCGTTGCTGGAGCGGCTGATCCCCCGGGTCGCGGCCATGCGCGTCGGACGGGGCGACCAGGACCGGGCGGACATCGGCCCGGTGGTCAACGAGGAACGGCTGCGGGCCTGTCTGTCCGCGGTGGAGGGCGCGACGGCCGAGGGCGCCACCGCGGTCTGCGGGGGCCGCGAGGCCAAGGCGGACAGCCCGGGATACTTTGTCGAGCCGACCGTGCTGACCGGGGTGGACCAGGACAGCGCGATCGCGCAGGAGGAGGTCTTCGGGCCCGTGCTGTCGGTCATCGACTGCGAGGGCTACGAGGACGCCATGAGCATCTCGAACTCCGTCAGGTACGGGATGTCCGGCACCATCTTCACGCAGGATCCGGGGTACATCTTCCAGTCGCTCCAGGACTTCCAGGCGGGCATGCTCCATGTGAACCGCCCGGGAGTGGGCGCGTACTCCCACCTTCCGCACATGGGGGCGAAGGCCTCACAGCTCGGCGCGCCCGAATGTTCGCCCGACGTGTGGGACTTCTACACCGACCTCCGGTCCGCCTGCATCAGGTACTGA
- a CDS encoding glycoside hydrolase N-terminal domain-containing protein: MSPRTPAQHPAQDEGGMSRRGLLRAAASMTALVALSSLPEFTSGAAAVSRPDALSLVPEEEALTLRYSRPGAENRMTQEGLPIGNGRLGALVTGDPSRDTMVLADATLWTGHANAVLQSDGQFPYGTGDFGTFGMLAKAVLEIPAHGLGAVSEYRRTLDMSNGLVTVSYRTGGVTYRREVFSSHPDDAVMIRLTQSGGGSYTGSLTLSGTRGETVAANAGAAEASFSAALPNTLKYATVVKGAGTGGTVSASGAKVTFSGCSEVVLVVSGGTSYKADPSIEYKDASLVPLDVARAKAARAAAATGTALLATHVADFQRLQQRMAVELGTSSAAQRAMDTPERLAARAAAGSAPDPELEASYLQFGRYLAVCGSRGSLPTNLQGLWIDTNAPSWMSDYHSDINVQMNYWLPDRAGLAECFDAFTDYCVAQLPGWQAATKNLFQDSRNRFRNTSGKVAGWTLGISTNIWGGNGWWWHPAGNAWMCNSLYEHYEYSQDDAHLARIYPLLKGACEFWESRLITTTVPDHANGGTREVLVDDHDWSPEHGPEDARGITYAQELVWQLFGNYRSAAAALGKDAGYASTVSALQDRLYLPEVSATSGWLEEWMSDDNLGETTHRHLSPLIGLFPGDRITVEDSPAELVTAATKLLEARGMASFGWASAWRAICWAKLKHADLAYELVLDVLRPSVNFSNGSAINMFDMYSFGSSSVFQIDANFGTPVAMIQMLVQSRPGRVELLPALPRAWAAAGSITGVGVRGGFTLDMRWKDGQVTEATLRGAAGRSTDVVFGEWSSHITIPAAGSVKVAPPAQTSVFQLVNRRSGKAADVAGASTENGAGLIQYTPSSAVNQQFRFIPVGSEQYEIYTTHGSTPLVWAVWGGVSEAGAKITQWTPEHSTSQRWTIADAGDGYVTLTCVRSGKVLGIAGGSTANGATVEQQEADGGTGQQWRRVGK, translated from the coding sequence ATGTCCCCTAGAACACCCGCACAGCACCCCGCCCAGGACGAGGGCGGGATGTCGCGTCGCGGCCTGCTGCGCGCCGCCGCGTCGATGACCGCGCTGGTCGCACTGTCGTCACTGCCCGAGTTCACCAGCGGCGCCGCTGCCGTATCGCGCCCCGACGCGCTGTCGCTCGTGCCGGAGGAGGAGGCGCTGACGCTCCGATACTCCCGGCCCGGCGCCGAGAACCGGATGACGCAGGAGGGCCTGCCCATCGGGAACGGCCGGCTGGGGGCTCTCGTCACCGGCGACCCCTCGCGCGACACGATGGTTCTGGCGGACGCCACACTGTGGACCGGTCATGCCAATGCCGTGCTCCAGTCGGACGGTCAGTTCCCTTACGGAACAGGCGACTTCGGCACCTTCGGAATGCTGGCCAAGGCGGTGCTGGAGATTCCGGCCCACGGCCTCGGCGCGGTCAGTGAGTACCGCCGCACGCTGGACATGAGCAACGGCCTGGTGACCGTCTCGTACCGGACCGGTGGTGTCACCTACCGGCGCGAGGTCTTCTCGAGCCACCCCGACGACGCGGTGATGATCCGGCTGACGCAGAGCGGCGGCGGCTCGTACACGGGTTCCCTGACCCTGTCCGGGACCCGGGGCGAAACCGTGGCGGCGAACGCCGGGGCCGCGGAGGCGTCGTTCTCGGCCGCGCTGCCGAACACCCTGAAGTACGCCACCGTGGTGAAGGGTGCCGGGACCGGCGGCACCGTGTCGGCGTCGGGCGCGAAGGTGACGTTCAGCGGCTGCTCCGAGGTGGTCCTGGTCGTCTCGGGCGGCACCAGCTACAAGGCCGACCCGTCCATCGAGTACAAGGACGCGTCCCTTGTACCCCTGGATGTCGCCCGCGCGAAAGCGGCGCGGGCGGCGGCGGCCACCGGCACGGCACTGCTCGCCACCCACGTAGCCGACTTCCAGCGTCTTCAGCAGCGGATGGCCGTGGAACTGGGCACCTCGTCCGCCGCGCAGCGGGCGATGGACACGCCGGAGCGGCTCGCGGCACGGGCCGCCGCCGGATCCGCGCCCGACCCGGAACTGGAGGCCTCCTACCTGCAGTTCGGCCGCTACCTGGCGGTGTGCGGGTCCCGCGGCAGCCTCCCCACCAACCTCCAGGGTCTGTGGATCGACACCAACGCCCCTTCCTGGATGAGCGATTACCACAGCGACATCAACGTCCAGATGAACTACTGGCTGCCCGACCGTGCGGGACTGGCCGAGTGCTTCGACGCGTTCACCGACTACTGCGTCGCCCAGCTGCCCGGATGGCAGGCGGCCACCAAGAACCTCTTCCAGGACTCCCGCAACCGCTTCCGCAACACCTCGGGCAAGGTGGCGGGCTGGACCCTGGGCATCTCCACCAACATCTGGGGCGGCAACGGCTGGTGGTGGCATCCGGCCGGCAACGCGTGGATGTGCAACTCCCTTTACGAGCACTACGAGTACAGCCAGGACGACGCCCACCTCGCCAGGATCTACCCGCTGCTCAAGGGCGCCTGCGAGTTCTGGGAGTCGCGCCTGATCACCACGACCGTGCCCGACCACGCGAACGGCGGGACGAGGGAGGTCCTCGTCGACGACCACGACTGGTCACCGGAGCACGGGCCGGAGGACGCCCGGGGGATCACCTACGCGCAGGAGCTGGTCTGGCAGCTCTTCGGGAACTACCGGTCCGCGGCCGCAGCGCTCGGCAAGGACGCCGGCTACGCCTCCACCGTCTCCGCGCTCCAGGACAGGCTGTACCTGCCGGAGGTGAGCGCCACCAGCGGCTGGCTCGAGGAGTGGATGAGCGACGACAACCTCGGTGAGACGACGCACCGTCACCTGTCGCCGCTCATCGGGCTCTTCCCCGGCGACCGCATCACCGTCGAGGACTCACCGGCCGAGCTCGTCACGGCGGCGACGAAGCTGCTCGAGGCGCGCGGCATGGCGAGCTTCGGCTGGGCCAGCGCCTGGCGGGCCATCTGCTGGGCGAAGCTGAAGCACGCGGACCTGGCGTACGAGCTCGTCCTCGATGTGCTGCGGCCGTCGGTGAACTTCAGCAACGGCAGCGCGATCAACATGTTCGACATGTACAGCTTCGGCAGCAGCTCCGTGTTCCAGATCGACGCCAACTTCGGCACGCCCGTGGCGATGATCCAGATGCTGGTGCAGTCCCGCCCCGGACGGGTGGAGCTGCTGCCGGCCCTCCCGCGAGCGTGGGCGGCTGCCGGCTCCATCACCGGAGTCGGGGTGCGCGGGGGCTTCACACTCGACATGCGGTGGAAGGACGGCCAGGTCACAGAGGCGACACTGCGGGGTGCGGCGGGCAGGTCCACCGACGTGGTGTTCGGGGAGTGGAGCAGCCACATCACGATCCCCGCCGCCGGGTCCGTGAAGGTCGCGCCGCCCGCCCAGACGTCCGTCTTCCAGCTGGTCAACCGCCGGTCGGGCAAGGCGGCCGACGTTGCCGGTGCCTCCACGGAGAACGGCGCCGGACTGATCCAGTACACCCCCAGTTCGGCCGTGAACCAGCAGTTCCGGTTCATCCCGGTGGGTTCGGAGCAGTACGAGATCTACACCACGCACGGCAGTACACCCCTGGTCTGGGCGGTCTGGGGCGGCGTCTCCGAGGCCGGCGCGAAGATCACCCAGTGGACTCCCGAGCACAGCACCAGCCAGCGGTGGACGATCGCCGACGCGGGCGACGGCTACGTCACACTCACCTGCGTCCGCAGCGGCAAGGTCCTCGGCATAGCCGGCGGCTCGACCGCCAACGGTGCGACGGTCGAGCAGCAGGAGGCCGACGGCGGTACGGGCCAGCAGTGGCGGCGCGTCGGCAAGTGA
- the phnE gene encoding phosphonate ABC transporter, permease protein PhnE codes for MTELNEIRMTEPNEMRMTEPGETRMTQLDEIRTLPVPAKPARPRATAVGAVVAAVVVTAHVIAWNTTEMSFGALAEGWGGIADFLGDAIPPDLSWGVLQPSLNGALVTLWIGLLGTTLSVPFSLLLALLAARGTAPSAAVYQAARSLLSFLRAVPDVVFALIFVTAVGLGPFPGVLALLLHNIGVMGKLWAEALEDADPGPVQALRSAGAGRIQIAAHALLPSVTPQLTGLLLYRLDVNVRASLVLGLVGAGGIGFLINQSIKLFQFDEMLTHILVVLVLIVAVDRLSAWVRQRLA; via the coding sequence ATGACCGAACTCAACGAGATACGGATGACCGAGCCCAACGAGATGCGGATGACCGAGCCCGGCGAGACACGGATGACCCAGCTCGACGAGATACGGACGCTTCCCGTCCCGGCGAAGCCCGCCCGGCCACGGGCCACCGCCGTGGGAGCCGTGGTCGCCGCCGTGGTGGTCACCGCTCACGTCATCGCGTGGAACACCACCGAGATGTCCTTCGGCGCACTGGCCGAGGGCTGGGGCGGCATCGCGGACTTCCTCGGTGACGCGATTCCGCCCGATCTGAGCTGGGGCGTCCTGCAACCCAGTCTCAACGGTGCTCTGGTCACGCTGTGGATCGGCTTGCTCGGCACGACGCTGTCCGTGCCGTTCTCGCTGCTCCTGGCGCTGCTCGCGGCACGTGGGACCGCCCCCTCCGCGGCGGTCTACCAGGCCGCGCGTTCCCTGCTGTCGTTCCTTCGCGCCGTACCCGACGTGGTCTTCGCCCTGATCTTCGTCACCGCTGTCGGACTCGGGCCCTTCCCCGGCGTCCTGGCGTTGCTCCTCCACAACATCGGTGTGATGGGCAAACTGTGGGCGGAGGCGCTGGAGGACGCCGATCCCGGCCCCGTGCAGGCCCTGCGCTCGGCGGGGGCGGGCAGGATCCAGATCGCGGCGCACGCCCTGCTGCCGTCCGTCACTCCCCAGCTGACCGGACTGCTGCTGTACCGGCTCGACGTCAATGTGCGGGCGTCGCTGGTGCTGGGACTCGTCGGCGCGGGCGGGATCGGCTTCCTGATCAACCAGTCCATCAAGCTGTTCCAGTTCGACGAGATGCTGACCCACATCCTGGTCGTGCTGGTCCTGATCGTCGCCGTCGATCGGCTGTCGGCATGGGTGCGGCAGCGCCTGGCCTGA
- a CDS encoding LysR family transcriptional regulator, with the protein MVTLNQLEVLLRVLEHQGFSGAAKSLFMSQPSVSNHIRNLEHSCGIQLVHRTSAGARPTPAGEVVAEHARQVFAVMDSLERTVADFRGLGGGRLVLAGTTTLGTYLLPRLVADFSTQAPKVSCEIRVGNEDAVESWLLRGEVALGLCAGTPHDEQLVSQGMFEEAMVLVAEPQTPLAGRALTPPDLRNQRFVMRESGSATRHLQEETLRAWGLEDAEQWDMWGPGTLKQAVCEGLGVALLSEHVARYEIAAGMLAALTVTPAPPKRTVSLVRRSDRVLTPPEQAFVDLVKAVAEWPS; encoded by the coding sequence ATGGTGACGCTGAACCAGTTGGAAGTCCTGCTGAGAGTGCTGGAGCACCAGGGGTTCTCGGGAGCGGCGAAATCGCTCTTCATGAGCCAGCCCTCGGTGTCCAACCACATCCGCAATCTGGAGCACTCCTGCGGCATCCAGCTCGTCCACCGCACGAGCGCCGGTGCGCGCCCCACACCTGCCGGGGAGGTCGTCGCCGAGCACGCACGCCAGGTGTTCGCGGTCATGGACTCCCTCGAACGGACGGTCGCCGACTTCCGCGGACTCGGCGGTGGCCGGCTGGTCCTGGCGGGTACCACCACTCTGGGCACGTACCTCCTGCCGCGTCTGGTCGCGGACTTCTCCACGCAGGCACCCAAGGTGAGTTGTGAGATCCGCGTGGGCAACGAGGACGCGGTGGAGTCGTGGCTGCTGCGCGGGGAGGTCGCACTGGGCCTGTGCGCCGGCACACCGCACGATGAACAACTCGTCTCCCAGGGCATGTTCGAGGAGGCCATGGTGCTGGTGGCCGAGCCGCAGACGCCGCTGGCCGGCCGGGCGCTGACTCCCCCGGATCTCAGGAACCAGCGCTTCGTCATGCGGGAGTCGGGCTCGGCCACCCGGCACCTCCAGGAGGAGACGCTGCGCGCCTGGGGGCTCGAGGACGCCGAGCAATGGGACATGTGGGGCCCCGGCACCCTCAAACAGGCGGTGTGCGAGGGGCTCGGGGTCGCGCTGCTCTCCGAGCACGTGGCCCGCTACGAGATCGCCGCCGGGATGCTCGCCGCCCTGACGGTCACCCCCGCACCGCCGAAGCGCACCGTGTCCCTGGTCCGCCGGAGCGACCGCGTGCTCACCCCGCCGGAACAGGCGTTCGTCGACCTGGTCAAGGCCGTTGCCGAGTGGCCTTCCTGA
- the phnA gene encoding phosphonoacetate hydrolase: MTSGTFSVNGRTYAKPRRPVVVICIDGSEPDYHIEAMAAGRMPWLTKVLEGEGTSWPAHCAMPALTNPNNVSIATGCPPAVHGISGNYIFDTELGEEVLMNDKRFLRVPTVFGAANEAGLDVVVVTAKDKLRRLLGAGLVEDGPSLDGSGEFVAPSRRGICFSAEKADLATVEDNGIDQVLELVGKPLPSVYSAELSEFVLAAGVRIMETRGADLMYLSLTDYIQHKNAPGTEAANDLYEKIDHYAGRLAGLGATVVLTADHGMSAKTDDAGVARVVYVEEEVRAILRIAEDAQPEGLRVILPITDPYTVHHGALGSFASVYLPAGAARAATIESLRAIEGVQEVYGREEAAERYALPADRIGDIVVLAEAGTALGRYPSWHDLSGLDAPLRSHGALGELQIPFLINRRPARPALLDKPFGDPARVHNYDALWVATTLVAEQESSSARTD, encoded by the coding sequence GTGACTTCAGGGACGTTCAGCGTCAACGGCAGGACCTACGCGAAACCTCGCCGGCCGGTGGTGGTGATCTGCATCGACGGCAGCGAGCCCGACTACCACATCGAGGCGATGGCGGCCGGACGCATGCCCTGGCTCACCAAGGTCCTCGAAGGAGAGGGCACTTCGTGGCCCGCCCACTGCGCGATGCCCGCCCTGACCAATCCGAACAACGTGTCCATCGCCACCGGCTGCCCGCCGGCCGTGCACGGGATCAGCGGCAACTACATCTTCGACACCGAGCTCGGTGAGGAGGTGCTGATGAACGACAAGCGGTTCCTGCGGGTCCCCACCGTCTTCGGGGCGGCGAACGAGGCCGGCCTCGACGTGGTCGTCGTGACCGCCAAGGACAAGCTGCGCAGGCTGCTCGGCGCCGGGCTCGTCGAGGACGGGCCCTCGCTCGACGGCTCCGGCGAGTTCGTCGCGCCGTCCCGCCGCGGCATCTGCTTCTCGGCGGAGAAGGCCGACCTGGCCACCGTCGAGGACAACGGCATCGACCAGGTGCTCGAACTCGTCGGCAAGCCGCTGCCGAGCGTCTACTCCGCGGAGCTCAGCGAATTCGTCCTCGCGGCGGGCGTACGGATCATGGAGACTCGCGGCGCCGATCTGATGTACCTGTCGCTGACGGACTACATCCAGCACAAGAACGCGCCCGGCACCGAGGCGGCCAACGACCTGTACGAGAAGATCGACCACTACGCCGGCCGGCTGGCCGGACTCGGCGCGACCGTCGTCCTGACGGCTGATCACGGAATGAGCGCCAAGACGGACGACGCGGGCGTGGCGCGGGTCGTCTACGTCGAGGAGGAGGTCCGCGCGATTCTCCGGATCGCCGAGGACGCCCAGCCGGAGGGCCTGCGGGTCATCCTGCCGATCACCGACCCGTACACCGTGCACCACGGCGCACTCGGCTCCTTCGCGAGCGTGTACCTGCCGGCCGGGGCCGCGCGCGCCGCCACCATCGAGTCGCTGCGGGCCATCGAGGGGGTGCAGGAGGTGTACGGGCGTGAGGAGGCCGCCGAGCGCTACGCCCTGCCCGCCGACCGCATCGGCGACATCGTGGTCCTCGCGGAGGCCGGTACCGCGCTCGGCCGGTACCCCTCCTGGCACGACCTCAGCGGGCTCGACGCGCCCCTGCGGTCCCACGGTGCCCTGGGCGAACTGCAGATCCCGTTCCTGATCAACCGGCGTCCGGCGCGGCCCGCGCTGTTGGACAAGCCGTTCGGCGACCCCGCCCGCGTCCACAACTACGACGCGCTCTGGGTCGCCACCACGCTGGTCGCCGAGCAGGAGAGCAGCTCAGCCCGGACCGACTGA
- a CDS encoding zinc-binding dehydrogenase has translation MTELSSGPTGVRETTGATAAVWRGPAGGFTVEAQPIPRPAAGEVLVRVELATICGSDLHTIAGDRPTPLPTVLGHEAVGVVEAVGGTPVADDGRPVVPGQRITWTIGTSCGRCRRCRRGVPQKCESVRKYGHEAMTDHWRLNGGLATHCHLVAGTEFVRVPDSIPPSVAAPANCATATVACAARRAGLAPGDTVVVTGCGMLGLTAVAYARDLGAEHVIACDVDPARRDLALRFGATVACPPDALEQTAKDLGADVVLELSGSSSAVRSALRIVGLDGCVALVGSVSPGPEVTFAPDAVVRNLTRVVGSHNYTVEDLAEAVAFLVRTPHRSLFADLVPQPYALRDIDAAVAAARSGAAPRIAVHMN, from the coding sequence ATGACCGAACTCAGCAGCGGCCCGACCGGCGTCCGGGAGACCACCGGCGCGACGGCGGCCGTGTGGAGGGGGCCCGCCGGCGGATTCACCGTGGAGGCCCAGCCGATACCGAGGCCGGCGGCCGGCGAGGTGCTGGTGCGGGTGGAACTCGCCACGATCTGCGGCAGCGATCTGCACACCATCGCGGGTGACCGGCCCACCCCCTTGCCCACCGTGCTGGGCCACGAGGCGGTCGGCGTGGTGGAGGCCGTCGGCGGCACCCCGGTCGCCGACGACGGGCGGCCCGTGGTTCCCGGACAGCGCATCACCTGGACCATCGGCACATCGTGCGGACGCTGCCGGCGCTGCCGGCGCGGAGTTCCGCAGAAGTGCGAGAGCGTACGCAAGTACGGCCACGAGGCCATGACGGACCACTGGCGGCTCAACGGCGGCCTCGCCACCCACTGCCACCTGGTCGCGGGCACGGAATTCGTGAGGGTCCCCGACTCGATCCCCCCGTCGGTGGCGGCCCCGGCCAACTGCGCGACCGCCACGGTCGCGTGCGCCGCACGGCGTGCGGGTCTCGCGCCGGGGGACACCGTGGTCGTGACCGGCTGCGGGATGCTCGGGCTCACCGCCGTCGCCTACGCCCGTGACCTCGGCGCCGAGCACGTCATCGCCTGCGACGTGGATCCCGCCCGCCGTGATCTCGCGCTGAGGTTCGGCGCCACGGTGGCCTGCCCGCCCGACGCGCTGGAGCAGACCGCGAAGGATCTCGGCGCCGATGTGGTCCTGGAGCTCTCCGGCAGCAGCAGCGCGGTGAGGTCGGCCCTGCGCATCGTCGGGCTCGACGGGTGCGTGGCACTGGTCGGCTCGGTGTCACCCGGCCCCGAGGTGACGTTCGCACCCGACGCCGTCGTCCGTAACCTCACGCGCGTCGTCGGCAGCCACAACTACACCGTCGAGGACCTGGCGGAGGCCGTCGCCTTTCTCGTACGCACGCCGCACCGGAGCCTGTTCGCGGACCTGGTGCCACAGCCGTACGCCCTGCGGGACATCGACGCCGCCGTCGCGGCCGCGCGATCCGGGGCGGCGCCGCGCATCGCCGTGCACATGAACTGA
- a CDS encoding MFS transporter, which translates to MSKAENVMAGSRTPEPLQKHEYTRLKWRMLLSAMFCYFFFYTGRQTFGFAIPGIQEDLGLSKATLGAISGILLWSYAAGQMINGNLADKWGGRRMMTAGAILSTVLNWGTSFSIGVKSLGILWGANGFAQSLGWPSGGRVISNWWAPHERGKSFGFYTFAAGMASVLAFVTSTIVVDTLDLDWQWIFRVPVLLMLVGGVTFYLVARDSPAQAGVTPPAGSADAAEAKEAAEEADASAGETSFQRYRAVLRNPKIWSTGIAIGFQNMARYGLLIWVPVYFLGDNWEDGGSSVSPLWISVALPVGMAAGALVNGQISDRLFGSRRDRPIILFMVLGALMALTMYVAPLNVTTGIIVLFLTGFFVYGPQSSFWALCPDIAGRRMAGTATGVVNCFAYIFAGAAEPMVGALMDSTGNTSLIFPIVAAACGCSALVALTIRR; encoded by the coding sequence ATGTCAAAAGCCGAGAACGTGATGGCCGGGAGCCGCACTCCCGAACCCCTGCAGAAGCACGAGTACACCCGGCTCAAGTGGCGCATGCTGCTGTCCGCCATGTTCTGCTACTTCTTCTTCTACACCGGCAGGCAGACGTTCGGCTTCGCCATCCCAGGCATCCAGGAGGACCTCGGCCTGAGCAAGGCCACACTGGGTGCCATCAGCGGCATCCTGCTCTGGTCCTACGCCGCGGGACAGATGATCAACGGGAATCTGGCCGACAAGTGGGGCGGCCGGCGCATGATGACGGCCGGGGCGATCCTGTCCACCGTCCTCAACTGGGGCACCAGCTTCTCCATCGGTGTGAAGTCCCTGGGCATCCTCTGGGGCGCGAACGGATTCGCGCAGTCGCTCGGCTGGCCCTCCGGCGGGCGGGTCATCTCCAACTGGTGGGCCCCGCACGAGCGGGGCAAGAGCTTCGGCTTCTACACCTTCGCCGCCGGCATGGCGTCCGTCCTGGCCTTCGTCACCTCGACGATCGTCGTGGACACGCTCGACCTCGACTGGCAGTGGATCTTCCGGGTGCCGGTCCTCCTGATGCTCGTGGGCGGCGTCACCTTCTATCTGGTCGCCAGGGACAGTCCCGCCCAGGCAGGTGTCACGCCGCCCGCCGGATCGGCCGACGCCGCCGAAGCGAAGGAGGCCGCGGAAGAGGCCGACGCGTCGGCCGGTGAGACGTCCTTCCAGCGGTACCGGGCGGTCCTGCGCAATCCGAAGATCTGGTCGACCGGCATCGCCATCGGCTTTCAGAACATGGCCCGTTACGGCCTGCTGATCTGGGTCCCCGTCTACTTCCTCGGCGACAACTGGGAGGACGGCGGCAGCAGCGTCAGCCCCCTGTGGATCTCGGTCGCCCTTCCGGTGGGCATGGCGGCGGGCGCCCTCGTCAACGGCCAGATATCGGACCGGCTGTTCGGATCCCGGCGGGACCGCCCCATCATCCTGTTCATGGTTCTGGGTGCGCTGATGGCACTCACGATGTACGTGGCCCCGCTGAACGTGACGACGGGAATCATCGTCCTGTTCCTCACCGGATTCTTCGTCTACGGCCCCCAGTCGTCCTTCTGGGCCCTGTGCCCCGATATCGCGGGGCGGCGGATGGCCGGGACGGCGACCGGGGTGGTCAATTGCTTCGCGTACATCTTCGCGGGGGCCGCCGAGCCGATGGTCGGTGCCTTGATGGACAGTACCGGCAACACCAGCCTCATCTTCCCCATCGTGGCGGCGGCGTGCGGGTGCAGCGCCCTGGTCGCCCTCACGATCCGACGTTAG
- a CDS encoding phosphonate ABC transporter ATP-binding protein: MLALSGITVRYGERQVLHGVDVDVARGELLAVLGANGSGKSTLLRAAAGLEPMAAGSVSIDGKPCAPMDTAVVFQHIHLVCRRTVLENVCAGALGRLRLRHSLVPALFPRALREEAMACLDRVGLADRAHDRAGSLSGGQQQRVAVARALCQRPRVLLADEPVSALDPAASEQVLALLAELAHDAGLAVLAVLHQPSLAARYADRVVGLRSGRVILDGPPGQNVDALYRSATVEAVS, translated from the coding sequence ATGCTCGCCCTGTCCGGGATCACCGTGCGGTACGGCGAGCGGCAGGTGCTGCACGGTGTCGACGTCGACGTCGCCCGGGGTGAGCTGCTCGCCGTACTCGGGGCCAACGGCTCCGGCAAGTCGACCCTGCTGCGAGCCGCCGCCGGGCTGGAACCGATGGCGGCGGGCAGCGTGAGCATCGACGGGAAGCCGTGCGCGCCGATGGACACCGCCGTGGTCTTCCAGCACATCCACCTGGTATGCCGGCGCACCGTCCTGGAGAACGTGTGCGCCGGCGCCCTCGGCCGGCTCCGGCTGCGGCACTCGCTCGTTCCCGCCCTGTTCCCGCGCGCACTGCGCGAGGAGGCGATGGCCTGCCTGGACCGGGTGGGTCTCGCCGACCGGGCGCACGACCGCGCGGGCAGCCTCTCCGGCGGCCAGCAGCAGCGCGTCGCGGTGGCCCGTGCCCTGTGCCAGCGCCCCCGCGTGCTGCTCGCCGACGAACCGGTGTCCGCGCTCGACCCGGCCGCCTCGGAACAGGTACTCGCGCTGCTGGCCGAGCTCGCCCACGACGCGGGCCTGGCCGTCCTCGCCGTCCTGCACCAGCCCTCGCTCGCCGCCCGCTACGCCGACCGCGTGGTCGGCCTGCGAAGCGGCCGGGTGATCCTGGACGGGCCGCCCGGCCAGAACGTCGACGCCCTGTACCGGTCCGCGACCGTGGAGGCTGTCTCATGA